In Eubalaena glacialis isolate mEubGla1 chromosome 4, mEubGla1.1.hap2.+ XY, whole genome shotgun sequence, one DNA window encodes the following:
- the TMEM205 gene encoding transmembrane protein 205, with translation MEEGGNPESLTKVVHLLVLSGAWGMQMWVTFVSGFLLFRGLPRHTFGLVQSKLFPFYFHISMGCAFVNLCILASQCAGAQLTFWEASQLCLLLLSLMLATINARWLEPRTTAAMWALQTVEKERGLGGEVLGSHQGSDPYRQLREQDPKYSALRQIFFRYHGLSSICNLGCLLSNGLHLVGLALGLRSL, from the exons ATGGAGGAAGGTGGGAACCCGGAAAGCCTGACTAAGGTGGTTCATCTACTGGTCTTGTCAGGGGCCTGGGGCATGCAAATGTGGGTGACCTTCGTCTCAG GCTTCCTGCTTTTCCGAGGCCTTCCCCGACATACCTTCGGCCTGGTGCAGAGCAAACTCTTCCCTTTCTACTTTCACATCTCCATGGGCTGTGCCTTCGTCAACCTCTGCATCTTGGCCTCACAGTGTGCCGGGGCTCAGCTCACATTCTGGGAGGCCAGCCAG CTCTGCTTGCTGCTCCTGAGCCTCATGCTGGCCACCATCAATGCCCGCTGGCTGGAGCCCCGCACCACGGCCGCCATGTGGGCCCTGCAGACCGTGGAGAAGGAGAGGGGCCTGGGCGGGGAGGTGCTGGGCAGCCACCAGGGCTCAGACCCCTATCGCCAGCTGCGGGAGCAGGACCCCAAGTACAGTGCCCTCCGCCAGATCTTCTTCCGCTACCATGGCCTATCCTCCATTTGCAATCTGGGCTGCCTCCTGAGCAATGGGCTTCATCTTGTAGGCCTCGCCCTGGGCCTCAGGAGCCTCTAG
- the RAB3D gene encoding ras-related protein Rab-3D: MASAGDPPTGQRDAADQNFDYMFKLLLIGNSSVGKTSFLFRYADDSFTPAFVSTVGIDFKVKTVYRHDKRIKLQIWDTAGQERYRTITTAYYRGAMGFLLMYDVTNQESFAAVQDWATQIKTYSWDNAQVILVGNKCDLEDERVVPTEEGQRLADDLGFKFFEASAKENINVKQVFERLVDVICEKMNESLEPSSSPGSNGKGPALGDTPLPHTSSCPC; the protein is encoded by the exons ATGGCGTCAGCTGGAGATCCCCCGACGGGCCAGCGGGATGCAGCGGACCAGAACTTCGACTACATGTTCAAGCTGCTGCTCATCGGCAACAGCAGCGTGGGCAAGACGTCCTTTCTGTTCCGATACGCCGACGACTCCTTCACGCCCGCCTTTGTCAGCACTGTGGGCATCGACTTCAAGGTCAAGACCGTCTACCGCCACGACAAGAGGATCAAGCTGCAGATCTGG GACACGGCAGGCCAGGAGCGCTACCGTACAATCACCACAGCCTACTACCGCGGAGCCATGGGCTTCCTGCTCATGTATGACGTCACCAACCAGGAGTCCTTTGCCGCCGTGCAGGACTG GGCCACGCAGATCAAGACCTACTCCTGGGACAACGCTCAGGTCATCCTCGTGGGGAACAAGTGTGACCTGGAGGACGAGCGTGTCGTGCCCACTGAGGAAGGCCAGAGGCTCGCTGACGACCTTG GTTTCAAGTTCTTTGAGGCCAGCGCCAAGGAGAACATCAACGTGAAGCAGGTCTTCGAGCGCCTGGTGGACGTCATCTGCGAGAAGATGAATGAGTCCCTGGAACCCAGCTCCAGCCCGGGCAGCAATGGGAAAGGCCCGGCCTTGGGGGACACCCCACTCCCGCATACCAGCAGCTGCCCCTGCTAG